One Megamonas hypermegale genomic window carries:
- a CDS encoding YitT family protein, with translation MGSDTIQKKRKISLYVRKYLYLFIGAIIAAVGLEVFLIPNHIIDGGVVGISIMLSAVTGIPFGVLLIVINLPFLFLGYKYIGKPFAIATTFSIICLSFWSNIFLPVLPVTNDFFLAAVFGGIITGTGVGLVIRNGGSFDGTEIVAIITDRKTVFSVGEIVMFINLFILSSASLIFGWDKAMYSLVAYFVISKMIDVVIKGLEETYAVMIVTSQHEEIADKLMKQMDKGVTLLHGEGGYSKEKRKILYCIVTRLEIDSLKSIVLDVDESAFITINPVSDIVGGRLRRKKGH, from the coding sequence TTGGGCAGTGATACAATACAGAAAAAAAGAAAAATAAGTCTTTATGTAAGAAAATATTTATATTTATTTATAGGTGCTATTATAGCAGCAGTGGGACTAGAAGTATTTTTAATTCCTAATCATATTATTGATGGTGGCGTTGTTGGTATATCAATCATGTTAAGTGCGGTAACGGGCATTCCTTTTGGTGTACTTTTAATTGTGATTAATTTGCCATTTTTATTTTTAGGATATAAATATATAGGAAAGCCGTTTGCTATAGCTACAACATTTTCCATCATTTGCTTATCGTTTTGGTCAAACATCTTTTTACCCGTTTTGCCAGTGACAAATGATTTCTTTTTAGCGGCGGTATTTGGGGGTATTATAACAGGTACAGGTGTTGGACTGGTTATCAGAAATGGTGGCTCTTTTGATGGAACAGAGATAGTGGCAATTATAACAGATAGAAAAACAGTTTTTTCTGTTGGTGAAATAGTAATGTTCATCAATTTATTTATTTTGAGTAGTGCAAGTCTTATTTTTGGTTGGGATAAAGCAATGTATTCTCTTGTTGCTTATTTTGTAATTTCTAAGATGATAGATGTGGTAATTAAGGGATTAGAAGAAACGTATGCAGTTATGATAGTGACATCTCAACATGAAGAAATTGCTGATAAATTAATGAAACAAATGGATAAAGGTGTAACGCTTTTGCATGGTGAAGGTGGTTATTCTAAAGAAAAGCGTAAAATTTTATACTGTATTGTTACTCGTTTAGAAATTGATAGTTTAAAAAGTATTGTACTAGATGTAGATGAATCTGCATTTATAACGATTAATCCTGTAAGTGATATTGTTGGAGGCAGATTACGTCGAAAAAAAGGCCATTAA
- a CDS encoding DeoR/GlpR family DNA-binding transcription regulator — MLTQDRHSTILNLLKKQSSVTLAELTTLLNTSESTIRRDLTALDKAGKLRKVYGGATSLDFYTSTEKDIQTKHDLQITEKNLIAKKAASLIEEHDLVYLDAGTTTELIVNYLTQYNATYVTNGISHANKLSERGFKSIIIGGQLKKSTGAVIGTVAIENLKPYNFTKGFFGTNGISTQAGFSTPDPVEACVKKTAMKHCQKAFVVADSTKFDQITPITFADLENATIITDILKDKRYLDFTNILEVL; from the coding sequence ATGCTAACACAAGATCGTCATTCCACTATTTTAAATTTATTAAAGAAACAGTCCAGTGTAACATTAGCGGAATTAACTACATTACTTAACACCTCCGAATCTACTATACGACGCGATTTAACAGCACTTGACAAAGCCGGTAAATTGCGCAAAGTTTATGGCGGAGCTACTAGCTTAGATTTCTATACATCTACAGAAAAAGATATCCAAACTAAACATGATTTACAAATAACAGAAAAAAACTTAATTGCAAAAAAAGCAGCTAGTTTGATTGAAGAACATGATTTAGTTTATCTTGATGCTGGCACAACGACAGAACTCATTGTTAATTATCTTACACAGTACAATGCTACATATGTAACGAATGGTATTTCCCATGCCAATAAATTATCTGAACGCGGTTTTAAATCCATAATCATTGGTGGACAATTAAAAAAATCCACTGGAGCTGTCATCGGCACAGTGGCAATCGAAAATTTGAAACCGTACAATTTTACTAAAGGATTTTTCGGCACTAATGGTATAAGTACACAAGCAGGTTTTTCTACACCAGACCCAGTAGAAGCTTGTGTGAAAAAGACAGCTATGAAGCATTGTCAAAAGGCTTTTGTTGTGGCTGACTCTACAAAATTTGACCAAATAACTCCAATAACATTTGCAGATTTAGAAAATGCCACAATTATTACTGATATCTTAAAGGATAAAAGATATTTAGATTTTACAAATATTTTGGAGGTGCTCTAA
- the pfkB gene encoding 1-phosphofructokinase, whose protein sequence is MIYTVTFNPAIDYIVRMDKFVAGATNRVNYEQVLGGGKGINVSIVLKNLGLDSTALGFISGFTGKEIIRQLHGFGCQSDFIELPNGFSRINVKIKTAEQETEVNGQGPDIPQEAIDELFAKLDKLTAGDTLVLAGSIPKSLPDDIYEKIMAKLENRGINIVVDATKNLLLNVLKYHPFLIKPNNHELAEMFNVTLNSHDDIIFYAKKLQELGAKNVLISMGKDGAILVDQNGSTIHSPVPKGKLVNSIGAGDSMVAGFLTGYYETGDFKRAFYMGVATGSASAFSENLATRPEVEALLKTLI, encoded by the coding sequence ATGATTTATACTGTAACATTCAATCCAGCAATCGATTACATTGTTCGCATGGATAAATTCGTTGCTGGAGCAACTAATCGCGTAAACTATGAACAAGTTTTAGGCGGAGGCAAAGGTATTAATGTTTCTATCGTATTAAAAAATCTCGGCCTTGACAGCACTGCTTTAGGCTTCATCTCTGGTTTTACTGGTAAAGAAATCATTCGTCAACTTCATGGCTTTGGTTGCCAAAGTGATTTTATTGAACTGCCTAATGGATTTTCTCGCATAAACGTAAAAATCAAAACAGCAGAACAAGAAACAGAAGTAAATGGTCAAGGACCAGATATTCCACAAGAAGCTATTGATGAGCTCTTTGCAAAATTGGATAAATTGACTGCTGGCGATACACTCGTTTTAGCTGGTAGTATTCCAAAAAGTCTTCCTGATGATATTTACGAAAAAATCATGGCAAAATTAGAAAACCGTGGTATAAATATCGTTGTAGATGCTACAAAAAATCTTTTACTTAATGTATTAAAATATCATCCATTCTTAATCAAACCTAATAATCATGAATTAGCTGAAATGTTCAACGTAACACTCAATAGTCATGATGATATTATTTTCTATGCTAAAAAATTACAGGAATTAGGCGCTAAAAACGTACTTATTTCTATGGGTAAAGATGGAGCAATTTTAGTAGACCAAAATGGTTCCACAATCCATTCTCCTGTACCAAAAGGCAAACTTGTAAATTCCATCGGTGCTGGCGACTCTATGGTAGCTGGTTTCTTGACTGGATATTATGAAACAGGTGACTTTAAACGTGCCTTCTACATGGGTGTAGCAACAGGTTCTGCTTCCGCATTTTCTGAAAACCTTGCTACTCGTCCTGAAGTAGAAGCACTTTTAAAAACTTTAATTTAA
- a CDS encoding PTS fructose transporter subunit IIABC translates to MKITDILKPVSIKLNVAPPKSKVEAINILADLMEKGGNLNNKEEYVKAVIAREESGSTGLGDGIATPHAKSSAVREAGLAAMVVPDGMDFEALDGNPSRLFFMIAAPDSASDLHVQLLSKLAMMVMDPDFKEALINAKTVDEFLKLINEKEEGKTSEEEDSSTTEETPAAAPSQETKTQDGYEILAVTACPTGIAHTYMAAESLEQHAKRKNISIKVETNGAGGRKNVLTDEEIANAKCIIVAADKNVPMSRFNGKHVIITKVANGINKADELLDKAMAQDAPIYHHSGDDGDSSSSSTENESIGRQIYKHLMNGVSHMLPFVVGGGILIAIAFLVDVYDPANPSNFGSNTPLAAFFKNVGGVSFGFMLPVLAGFIGMSIADRPGLVAGFVGGAMANTGGSGFLGALIAGFAAGYIIIGLRKVLSVLPASLDGIKNILLYPLLGVFLMGVAITFIINPPVSAINTWLVETLKGMDPSSRILIGAVVGGMMSIDMGGPFNKAAYVTGTALLADGEFGVMASVMAGGMVPPIAIALCTTFFGNRFTEAERKSGPTNYIMGLSFITEGAIPFAAADPARVIPSCVIGSAITGALSMAFECTLRAPHGGIFVVPTIGNPLMYLVAIAVGAVVSMLLLAILKKPLKNK, encoded by the coding sequence ATGAAAATTACCGACATCTTAAAACCAGTCAGTATAAAATTAAATGTTGCTCCACCAAAAAGCAAAGTTGAAGCAATTAATATATTAGCTGACTTAATGGAAAAAGGTGGCAATCTCAATAATAAAGAAGAATACGTTAAAGCTGTAATCGCTCGTGAAGAATCTGGTTCCACAGGTTTAGGCGATGGCATCGCTACACCTCATGCTAAAAGTAGTGCAGTTCGCGAAGCCGGACTTGCTGCTATGGTTGTTCCTGATGGTATGGATTTTGAAGCATTAGACGGCAATCCATCTCGCTTATTCTTCATGATTGCTGCACCAGATAGTGCTAGCGATTTACACGTTCAACTTTTAAGTAAACTCGCTATGATGGTAATGGACCCTGATTTTAAAGAAGCTCTTATCAATGCAAAAACCGTTGATGAATTCTTAAAACTCATAAACGAAAAAGAAGAAGGTAAAACTTCTGAAGAAGAAGATAGTTCCACTACTGAAGAAACTCCAGCTGCAGCTCCATCACAAGAAACAAAAACTCAAGATGGCTATGAAATTTTAGCTGTAACAGCTTGCCCTACTGGTATTGCTCATACTTATATGGCTGCTGAATCATTAGAACAGCATGCTAAACGCAAAAATATTTCCATTAAAGTAGAAACAAACGGTGCTGGCGGTAGAAAAAATGTTCTCACTGACGAAGAAATTGCTAATGCAAAATGTATCATCGTTGCAGCCGACAAAAATGTACCAATGTCCCGTTTTAACGGCAAACATGTCATCATAACTAAAGTTGCTAACGGTATCAACAAAGCTGATGAACTCTTAGATAAAGCAATGGCACAAGATGCACCAATTTATCATCATTCTGGAGATGATGGTGATAGCAGTTCTTCTTCCACTGAAAATGAAAGTATCGGTCGTCAAATCTATAAACACTTAATGAATGGTGTATCCCATATGCTTCCATTCGTTGTTGGTGGCGGTATCTTAATCGCTATTGCATTCTTAGTCGATGTATATGACCCAGCCAATCCATCAAACTTTGGTTCTAATACTCCTCTTGCTGCTTTCTTTAAAAATGTTGGCGGTGTTTCCTTCGGATTTATGCTTCCTGTACTTGCTGGTTTCATCGGTATGAGTATTGCTGACCGCCCAGGTCTTGTCGCTGGTTTCGTTGGTGGTGCTATGGCAAACACTGGCGGTTCTGGTTTCTTAGGTGCTCTCATCGCTGGTTTTGCTGCAGGTTATATCATCATTGGTCTCAGAAAAGTATTAAGCGTACTTCCAGCATCTCTTGATGGTATTAAAAACATTCTCTTATATCCTTTACTCGGTGTATTCTTAATGGGTGTAGCTATTACATTCATTATCAATCCTCCTGTAAGTGCTATTAACACATGGCTTGTTGAAACATTAAAAGGCATGGACCCTAGCAGCCGTATCTTAATCGGTGCAGTTGTAGGTGGCATGATGTCCATCGATATGGGTGGCCCATTCAACAAAGCAGCTTATGTAACAGGTACAGCACTTCTTGCTGATGGTGAATTTGGCGTTATGGCTTCTGTTATGGCTGGTGGTATGGTTCCTCCTATCGCTATTGCTCTTTGTACTACATTCTTCGGTAACCGCTTCACTGAAGCTGAAAGAAAATCTGGTCCTACTAACTATATAATGGGCTTATCCTTCATCACAGAAGGTGCTATCCCATTTGCTGCTGCTGACCCAGCTCGCGTTATACCATCCTGCGTTATTGGTTCTGCTATAACTGGTGCATTATCAATGGCATTTGAATGTACATTACGTGCACCTCATGGTGGTATTTTCGTAGTACCAACAATTGGCAATCCTTTAATGTATTTAGTAGCAATTGCTGTTGGTGCTGTTGTAAGTATGCTCTTACTTGCTATTTTGAAAAAACCATTAAAAAATAAATGA
- a CDS encoding STAS domain-containing protein gives MEIRITKNDNLNVISLNGKLDVFGSEQAKKEILDKMTTQENIIIDMSHCNYISNYGLYLLSVIADKAKLLNINAIFVSITDKISEIFYLTGFTDTITLAPTVEDAIKEYALVS, from the coding sequence TTGGAAATTCGCATCACAAAAAATGATAATCTTAACGTTATTTCTTTAAACGGAAAGCTTGATGTATTCGGTTCGGAACAAGCAAAAAAAGAAATATTAGATAAAATGACTACTCAAGAAAACATTATTATTGACATGTCTCATTGTAATTATATTTCCAACTACGGCTTATATTTATTATCTGTTATTGCCGATAAAGCTAAATTATTAAATATAAATGCTATTTTTGTTTCTATTACTGATAAAATATCAGAAATATTCTATTTAACAGGCTTCACTGATACAATCACACTTGCACCAACAGTAGAAGATGCTATTAAAGAATACGCTCTGGTATCTTAA
- the glgX gene encoding glycogen debranching protein GlgX → MPLDVLPTDTYQQFKIRRGFFRLNGSTILPGGVNFSIYSSGATSCELILFKNNAKEPFATIPFPPNYRLGNVFAMIVFDLDYENIEYGFRIDGKYNIRKGDIYDKSKILLDPYAKMVSGRNEWGVLPDKNNIFQYRSKVAINDFELETDPPITTAQNDLIIYEAHLRGFTQHKSSGVKHRGTYAGFIEKIPYLKELGVNAVEFLPIFEFDENEDVINNTVRYDSKGNRLLNYWGYNPISFFAPKASYAASGKYSMQIYELKNLIKELHKNEIRVILDVVFNHTAEGDKRGPYISYKGIDNKAYYILGPNGEYYNFSGCGNTLNCNNPIVRQMILNCLRHWISEYHIDGFRFDLASILGRNQDGSPMSNPPLLELLAYDPLLNNTLLIAEAWDAGGLYQVGTFPSYGRWAEWNGHYRDDVRHFLRGDLGYAKAFTARLTGSEDIYNPAYRGHYASINFVTCHDGFTLWDLFSYNEKHNEENGWNNTDGTNDNISWNCGEEGATSNVEILKLRRKMVRNAAAILLCSIGTPMILAGDEFCNSQFGNNNAYCQDNEISWLDWSLLEKNKSIFEFYKSLIAFRKQHPVFSRSCEETPKDYPAVSLHGVEPWNFDYSYTNRIVCVLLTGKTRDGRDDFIYICVNSHWENHRLHLPALPDNHPWKLVINTDFEDKSFIDENERPDVYHIGIIPPRSVLVYNAII, encoded by the coding sequence ATGCCCTTAGATGTACTGCCTACTGATACGTATCAACAATTTAAAATTAGACGTGGTTTTTTCCGTCTAAACGGTTCTACTATTTTACCTGGCGGTGTAAATTTTTCAATCTATTCTTCTGGCGCAACCAGTTGTGAACTTATTCTCTTTAAAAATAATGCTAAAGAGCCCTTTGCTACTATCCCATTTCCCCCAAATTATCGTTTGGGCAATGTATTTGCTATGATTGTATTCGATTTAGATTATGAAAATATCGAATACGGTTTTCGTATTGATGGCAAATACAATATCCGTAAAGGAGATATTTATGATAAAAGTAAAATACTCCTTGACCCTTACGCTAAAATGGTATCAGGACGCAATGAATGGGGCGTTTTGCCAGATAAAAATAATATTTTTCAATATCGTTCTAAAGTTGCAATCAATGATTTTGAACTAGAAACCGATCCACCTATTACAACCGCGCAAAATGACCTTATAATTTATGAGGCTCATTTGCGTGGTTTTACACAGCATAAAAGTTCTGGTGTCAAACATCGTGGAACATATGCAGGCTTTATTGAAAAAATTCCTTATTTAAAAGAATTAGGCGTTAATGCTGTTGAATTTTTACCAATCTTTGAATTTGATGAAAATGAAGATGTTATAAATAATACAGTACGCTATGATAGTAAAGGGAACCGTTTATTAAATTATTGGGGATATAATCCGATTTCTTTCTTTGCTCCTAAAGCTAGTTATGCTGCCAGTGGCAAATATTCTATGCAAATTTATGAATTAAAAAACCTCATAAAAGAACTTCACAAAAACGAAATTCGTGTTATTTTGGATGTTGTTTTTAACCATACTGCTGAAGGCGATAAAAGAGGTCCTTATATTTCTTATAAAGGCATAGATAATAAAGCTTACTATATACTAGGACCAAATGGCGAATACTACAATTTCAGTGGTTGTGGCAATACTTTAAATTGTAACAATCCAATTGTTCGTCAAATGATTCTAAATTGCTTACGTCATTGGATATCTGAATACCACATTGACGGTTTTAGATTTGACCTTGCCTCTATATTAGGACGAAACCAAGACGGTTCACCAATGAGTAATCCTCCACTTTTAGAGCTTTTAGCTTATGACCCATTGCTTAACAATACTTTATTAATTGCTGAAGCCTGGGATGCTGGAGGACTGTATCAAGTAGGCACATTCCCGTCATATGGACGTTGGGCTGAATGGAACGGTCACTATCGTGATGACGTCCGCCATTTTCTACGAGGCGATTTAGGCTATGCAAAAGCATTTACGGCTCGTCTTACCGGTTCTGAAGATATTTATAATCCGGCATATCGAGGTCATTATGCTTCCATAAATTTTGTTACCTGTCATGATGGTTTTACACTGTGGGATTTATTTTCTTACAATGAAAAACATAATGAAGAAAACGGCTGGAATAACACAGATGGTACAAATGATAATATTAGTTGGAATTGTGGCGAAGAAGGCGCAACTTCTAACGTCGAAATATTAAAACTGCGTCGTAAAATGGTTCGTAATGCAGCAGCTATTTTACTTTGCAGCATAGGAACTCCAATGATTTTAGCCGGAGATGAATTCTGTAATTCACAATTTGGCAATAACAATGCTTACTGTCAAGACAACGAAATTTCTTGGCTTGATTGGTCTTTATTAGAAAAGAATAAATCTATATTTGAGTTCTATAAAAGCTTAATCGCATTTCGTAAACAACATCCTGTATTCTCGCGTAGCTGTGAAGAAACACCAAAAGATTATCCAGCTGTAAGTTTACATGGTGTAGAACCTTGGAATTTCGATTATTCTTATACAAACAGAATTGTATGTGTTTTATTGACTGGTAAGACACGTGATGGACGAGATGATTTCATTTATATTTGCGTTAATTCTCATTGGGAAAATCATCGTCTCCACCTTCCGGCACTTCCTGATAATCATCCATGGAAACTCGTCATCAACACTGATTTTGAAGACAAATCCTTTATTGATGAAAATGAACGTCCCGATGTTTATCATATTGGCATTATACCGCCTCGCTCAGTATTGGTATATAATGCTATAATTTAA
- a CDS encoding desulfoferrodoxin family protein, giving the protein MSQKFYICSHCGNIIAFAKNKGVPVFCCGEKMTEIIPGTSDAAVEKHVPVIEQEGNIVTVTVGSVEHPMVPEHYIEWISLETTMGNQRKLLAPNKAPKAQFALLDGEQVVAAYAYCNLHSLWKS; this is encoded by the coding sequence ATGTCACAAAAATTTTATATCTGTTCCCATTGCGGTAACATCATTGCTTTTGCAAAAAACAAAGGTGTTCCAGTTTTCTGCTGTGGTGAAAAAATGACAGAAATCATCCCTGGAACTAGTGATGCTGCCGTAGAAAAACACGTTCCTGTTATCGAACAAGAAGGCAATATCGTTACTGTTACAGTTGGCTCTGTAGAACATCCAATGGTGCCAGAACACTATATTGAATGGATTTCATTAGAAACAACTATGGGCAATCAGCGCAAATTACTTGCACCAAACAAGGCTCCCAAAGCTCAATTTGCTTTGCTCGATGGAGAACAAGTAGTAGCAGCTTATGCTTACTGCAATCTCCACAGTCTCTGGAAATCTTAA
- a CDS encoding D-2-hydroxyacid dehydrogenase — translation MNILVVMPFKQKHKKLMQENFPNENFIYERNPSKDLVTSADVIIGNVKTDLLKFATNLKLLQLNSAGTDGYCDESIFPKNAVLTNATGAYGLALSEYMLAVLMAMQKKLYKYHDNQKQNLWHDEGEVTSICNSVILVVGLGDIGGNFAKKVKALGARVIGIKRRIIDKPEYVDELGTLDNLKEYLPKVDVVVNILPGTKATYHLFDKDKFALMKDKAFFVNAGRGNAVVEDDLIEAVESGHLAGAAVDVTEIEPLPKESRMWQVENIHITPHTAGQYHLAATHDNIVNIAKENLSRLLTGKDLINQVDFTTGYKK, via the coding sequence ATGAATATCTTAGTAGTAATGCCATTTAAACAAAAGCATAAAAAACTTATGCAAGAGAATTTTCCAAATGAAAATTTTATTTATGAGCGAAATCCAAGTAAAGATTTAGTCACTAGTGCAGATGTGATAATAGGCAATGTAAAGACGGATTTATTAAAATTTGCTACTAATCTTAAGCTATTGCAATTAAATAGTGCGGGAACAGATGGCTATTGTGATGAGAGTATTTTTCCGAAAAATGCTGTATTAACTAATGCTACAGGTGCTTATGGATTAGCTTTATCTGAATATATGTTAGCTGTGCTTATGGCTATGCAGAAGAAATTATATAAATATCATGATAATCAAAAGCAGAATTTATGGCATGATGAAGGCGAGGTAACATCTATTTGTAATTCTGTGATATTAGTTGTAGGTTTAGGTGATATCGGTGGCAATTTTGCTAAAAAAGTAAAAGCTTTAGGGGCAAGAGTTATTGGTATAAAAAGGCGTATTATCGATAAACCTGAGTATGTAGATGAACTTGGAACTTTAGATAATCTCAAAGAATATTTGCCTAAAGTGGATGTAGTTGTAAATATTTTGCCAGGTACTAAAGCAACCTACCATTTATTCGATAAAGACAAATTTGCTTTAATGAAAGATAAAGCTTTTTTTGTTAATGCAGGTCGTGGAAATGCTGTAGTAGAAGATGATTTGATTGAAGCGGTAGAAAGTGGTCATTTAGCAGGAGCTGCTGTTGACGTTACAGAAATAGAGCCTTTGCCAAAAGAAAGTCGTATGTGGCAGGTTGAAAATATTCATATCACACCGCATACAGCAGGACAATATCATTTAGCAGCTACGCACGATAATATTGTAAATATTGCTAAAGAAAATTTAAGTCGTTTGTTAACTGGAAAAGATTTAATTAATCAAGTGGATTTTACAACAGGATATAAGAAATAA
- a CDS encoding M18 family aminopeptidase — protein MSYTGSLLNFISSSTSPYHTVFTAQDYLIKNDFEELSLDNDWKIELEKKYFVKIYDSTLIAFIPHQARRDGMRIAVSHTDFPCLKIKPKAQIIQDKYGKLNVEVYGGMILNTWLDRPLSLAGKVALKGDDVFTPKVEFVDFRRPLMTIPNLAIHMDRNVNDGKALNKQKEMLPIAFMQGDEDDAQDCLLNLLAEQLNCEKEAILSYDLTVYQTESPCYLGFNSEFISSPRLDNITSVKACVEGIISDKRKSGLDVVVLFDNEEVGSRTKQGGASLILSNMLERIYSACGYSRQVFLADLAKSFMLSIDVAHALHPNYLEKNDVTNKPILNHGLAIKMAASQSYAGDAEAIAIIKALCEKYKIDYQMYVNRSDIPGGSTIGSIASALLSMRTLDIGVPILAMHSARELMGKYDQKSLEFLVRAFFEGFR, from the coding sequence ATGAGTTATACAGGTTCATTATTAAATTTTATAAGTAGTTCAACGTCACCATATCATACAGTGTTTACAGCACAAGATTATTTAATAAAAAATGATTTTGAAGAGTTGAGTTTAGATAATGATTGGAAAATAGAGTTAGAGAAAAAGTATTTTGTAAAAATATATGATTCTACACTTATTGCTTTTATACCGCATCAAGCCAGGCGTGATGGTATGCGCATTGCCGTATCACATACGGATTTTCCTTGTTTAAAAATAAAACCGAAAGCGCAGATAATTCAAGATAAATACGGAAAATTAAATGTAGAAGTTTATGGCGGAATGATTTTAAATACATGGCTCGATAGACCGCTTTCTTTAGCTGGGAAAGTTGCCTTAAAAGGAGACGATGTTTTTACTCCTAAAGTAGAGTTTGTTGATTTTAGGCGACCTTTGATGACAATACCAAATTTAGCTATTCATATGGATAGAAATGTGAATGATGGTAAGGCTTTAAACAAACAAAAAGAGATGCTTCCGATTGCATTTATGCAAGGTGATGAAGATGATGCGCAAGATTGTCTGTTAAATTTATTGGCAGAACAATTAAATTGTGAAAAAGAAGCGATTTTAAGTTATGATTTAACTGTTTACCAAACAGAAAGTCCATGTTATTTAGGTTTTAATAGTGAGTTTATATCTTCACCTAGACTGGATAATATAACTTCTGTAAAAGCTTGCGTAGAAGGTATTATCTCAGATAAAAGAAAATCTGGTCTTGATGTAGTCGTTTTATTTGATAATGAAGAAGTGGGTAGTAGAACAAAACAAGGTGGAGCTTCACTTATATTATCAAATATGTTAGAACGCATATACAGTGCTTGTGGTTATTCAAGACAAGTATTTTTAGCAGATTTAGCCAAGAGCTTTATGCTTTCAATAGATGTAGCACATGCACTTCATCCGAATTATTTAGAAAAAAATGATGTGACGAATAAACCGATACTAAATCACGGTTTAGCTATAAAAATGGCAGCTAGTCAGTCTTATGCAGGTGATGCCGAAGCTATAGCGATAATAAAGGCTTTATGTGAAAAATATAAAATCGATTATCAAATGTATGTAAATCGTTCGGATATTCCTGGTGGTTCGACTATAGGTTCAATTGCTTCAGCTTTGTTATCTATGCGTACTTTAGATATAGGTGTACCGATATTGGCAATGCATTCAGCTAGGGAACTGATGGGTAAATATGACCAAAAGTCATTGGAATTTTTAGTTAGAGCGTTTTTTGAAGGATTTAGATGA
- a CDS encoding NADH peroxidase: protein MKKWVCSVCGYVYEGESAPEQCPICKAPASKFVEQSGDLVFADEHRVGVAKGVDPRIVEGLQQNFNGECSEVGMYLAMSRVAEREGYPEIAEAYKRYAFEEAEHAAKFAELLGEVVTDSTKKNLELRVAAEHGACAGKKELATLAKELGLDAIHDTVHEMAKDEARHGCGFNGLLKRYFGK, encoded by the coding sequence ATGAAAAAATGGGTTTGCAGCGTTTGCGGTTATGTTTATGAAGGTGAAAGTGCACCAGAACAGTGCCCTATTTGTAAAGCACCTGCTTCTAAATTTGTTGAACAGAGTGGCGATTTAGTATTCGCTGACGAACATCGTGTTGGCGTAGCTAAAGGTGTTGACCCTCGTATTGTTGAAGGTTTACAGCAGAACTTCAATGGTGAATGCTCTGAAGTTGGTATGTACCTCGCTATGAGCCGCGTTGCTGAACGTGAAGGTTATCCTGAAATTGCAGAAGCTTACAAACGCTATGCTTTTGAAGAAGCTGAACATGCTGCAAAATTTGCTGAACTTCTCGGTGAAGTTGTAACTGATAGCACTAAGAAAAATCTTGAACTTCGTGTTGCTGCTGAACATGGCGCTTGCGCTGGTAAAAAAGAACTTGCAACTCTTGCTAAAGAACTTGGCTTAGATGCAATTCATGATACTGTTCATGAAATGGCAAAAGACGAAGCTCGTCATGGCTGTGGTTTCAATGGCCTCTTAAAACGTTATTTCGGTAAATAA
- the agaF gene encoding PTS galactosamine/N-acetylgalactosamine transporter subunit IIA gives MIGIIVTGHGRFASGLASSIEVIAGKQDKFEAIDFPVGSTNTDLAEELKQAVERLDCSDIIFCTDIAGGTPFNQSVILSTHLANSKVISGTNIPVLLEALFSRTNQTASSLAEILVDSHQSRIQVFQSRSTPTNISKLAGGIGE, from the coding sequence ATGATTGGTATTATCGTTACTGGTCATGGTAGATTTGCTTCAGGATTAGCTTCTTCTATTGAAGTCATTGCTGGTAAACAAGATAAATTTGAAGCTATTGATTTTCCTGTAGGTTCTACAAACACAGACTTAGCCGAAGAATTAAAACAAGCAGTTGAACGATTGGATTGTTCTGATATAATTTTCTGCACAGATATCGCAGGTGGTACACCATTTAATCAAAGTGTAATTTTATCTACACATCTTGCAAACAGTAAAGTAATCAGTGGTACAAATATTCCTGTACTTTTAGAAGCTTTATTCAGCAGAACAAATCAAACTGCATCTAGTTTAGCTGAAATACTAGTTGATAGTCATCAATCAAGAATTCAGGTATTTCAATCTCGTTCTACACCAACTAATATTTCTAAATTAGCAGGTGGCATTGGTGAGTAA